One region of Candidatus Omnitrophota bacterium genomic DNA includes:
- the efp gene encoding elongation factor P, which yields MISTSDIKNGLTVKIDGELFQVIEFQHVKPGKGGAFVKTKLRSLSSGNVLPRTFRSGDKLEDAFIEYKKLQFSYVAGDEYHFMEEKTFEQFQMTSKQLGDVTHYLKENMVVNASFYEGKLMSVEAPMFVELAVVEADPGLKGDTAKSGTKAVKLETGYSIQVPLFVNTGDILKIDTRTGDYVERAK from the coding sequence ATGATATCGACAAGTGATATTAAAAACGGCTTAACGGTCAAAATAGACGGAGAACTTTTTCAAGTCATAGAGTTCCAGCACGTGAAACCCGGCAAGGGCGGAGCTTTTGTAAAAACGAAGCTGCGCAGCTTGTCTTCCGGAAATGTCCTGCCCAGGACGTTCCGTTCGGGTGATAAGCTCGAGGACGCGTTCATCGAATATAAAAAACTCCAGTTCAGCTACGTCGCCGGCGATGAGTACCACTTCATGGAAGAAAAGACCTTTGAGCAGTTCCAGATGACCTCCAAGCAGCTGGGCGACGTCACCCATTACCTGAAAGAGAACATGGTGGTCAACGCCTCTTTCTACGAAGGTAAGTTGATGAGCGTAGAAGCCCCCATGTTCGTCGAGCTGGCCGTAGTGGAAGCCGATCCCGGCCTCAAGGGCGATACGGCCAAGAGCGGCACAAAAGCGGTAAAACTCGAGACCGGATATTCCATACAAGTCCCGTTATTCGTAAATACAGGCGACATCCTTAAGATAGATACCCGCACAGGCGATTACGTCGAGAGAGCCAAATAA
- the accB gene encoding acetyl-CoA carboxylase biotin carboxyl carrier protein — protein MNVKELKEMIALMNENGLTEIEIEREGQRIRLKKGFSGAPEVTQEGVFIQPQQGPILAVPHKEPEPVKSNLIEIKAPMVGTFYRAPAPDAPAFVEEGSMIEPGQVICIVEAMKLMNEIKSEVKGKVVNILVENAQPVEFGHVLFLIEPA, from the coding sequence ATGAACGTAAAAGAACTCAAAGAGATGATAGCCCTGATGAACGAGAACGGCCTGACCGAAATAGAGATCGAGAGGGAAGGCCAGAGGATCAGGCTGAAGAAAGGATTCTCCGGGGCGCCCGAAGTGACCCAGGAGGGAGTATTTATCCAGCCCCAGCAGGGCCCTATCCTGGCCGTGCCGCATAAAGAACCGGAACCTGTGAAATCAAACCTTATAGAGATAAAAGCTCCTATGGTCGGGACCTTCTACAGGGCGCCCGCGCCTGACGCGCCCGCGTTCGTCGAGGAAGGCAGCATGATAGAGCCCGGCCAGGTGATATGCATCGTCGAAGCGATGAAGCTCATGAATGAGATAAAGTCGGAAGTCAAAGGCAAGGTCGTCAATATCCTTGTCGAGAACGCGCAACCCGTTGAATTCGGCCACGTGCTCTTCCTTATCGAGCCCGCATAA
- the accC gene encoding acetyl-CoA carboxylase biotin carboxylase subunit — MFSKILIANRGEVALRIIRACKDMGIKSVAVYSEADKDSLHVKFADEAICIGAAAPAGSYLNIPSIISAAEISDVEAIHPGYGFLAENAHFAEVCESCNIKFIGPTPEAMRLMGDKMAAKDTMRKAGLPIIPGSLSVVKEKEEALRVAHKLQYPVIVKAAAGGGGRGMRIAHNDVRLVSVLMTCQTEAEAAFGNPAVYIEKYVPNPRHVEFQIVADKYGHVVHLGERDCTIQRRHQKLLEESPSPAVDPKLRKKMGDAAVKGAKAGNYTNVGTIEFLLDENDNYYFMEMNTRIQVEHPVTEMVTGIDLVKEQIKIAAGERLSYSQDDIKFSGHAIECRINAEDADNNFMPCPGKVTFFHAPGGPGVRVDSHVYQGYTIPPFYDSMIAKLITYGKNRSEAIQVMQRALSEFTIEPIKTTIDFHKRLTADPAFLRGEVTTEFIEKKMSEKEAAQ, encoded by the coding sequence ATGTTCTCAAAAATATTGATAGCCAACCGCGGAGAAGTCGCCCTGAGGATCATAAGGGCGTGCAAGGACATGGGGATAAAGTCCGTCGCCGTATATTCCGAGGCGGATAAAGACTCCCTCCATGTGAAATTTGCCGACGAGGCCATCTGCATAGGCGCCGCGGCGCCGGCAGGCAGCTACCTTAACATACCCAGCATTATAAGCGCCGCCGAGATATCCGATGTCGAGGCGATACATCCCGGATACGGGTTCCTTGCCGAGAACGCCCATTTCGCCGAAGTCTGCGAATCGTGCAATATTAAATTTATAGGCCCTACGCCTGAAGCCATGCGCCTCATGGGCGACAAGATGGCGGCAAAAGATACCATGAGGAAGGCCGGGCTTCCTATCATACCCGGCAGTTTGTCGGTAGTAAAAGAGAAGGAAGAGGCCCTCAGGGTCGCGCATAAATTGCAGTACCCGGTCATCGTAAAGGCGGCCGCAGGCGGCGGCGGGCGCGGGATGCGTATCGCGCACAACGACGTCAGGCTTGTCAGCGTCCTGATGACCTGCCAGACCGAGGCCGAGGCCGCGTTCGGTAATCCGGCGGTATATATCGAGAAGTATGTTCCCAACCCGAGGCACGTGGAGTTCCAGATAGTCGCGGACAAGTACGGCCACGTCGTACATCTCGGCGAGAGGGACTGCACGATACAAAGGCGCCACCAGAAACTGCTGGAGGAATCCCCTTCACCGGCGGTCGATCCCAAACTTAGGAAGAAGATGGGAGATGCCGCGGTAAAAGGCGCGAAGGCGGGGAATTACACGAATGTCGGCACGATAGAGTTCCTCCTGGATGAAAACGATAATTATTATTTCATGGAGATGAATACGAGGATCCAGGTCGAGCATCCGGTCACCGAGATGGTCACCGGAATAGACCTCGTAAAGGAGCAGATAAAGATCGCGGCCGGAGAGAGGCTGTCCTACAGCCAGGATGACATCAAATTCAGCGGCCACGCTATCGAATGCCGCATAAACGCAGAGGACGCGGACAATAACTTCATGCCATGCCCGGGTAAAGTCACGTTCTTCCATGCGCCGGGCGGGCCGGGCGTGCGCGTAGATTCGCACGTCTACCAGGGATATACGATACCGCCTTTTTACGATTCGATGATAGCCAAGCTTATAACTTACGGCAAGAACAGGTCCGAGGCTATACAGGTGATGCAGAGGGCCCTCTCGGAATTCACCATCGAGCCCATCAAGACGACGATAGATTTCCACAAGCGCCTCACCGCAGATCCCGCGTTCCTTCGCGGTGAGGTCACGACCGAATTCATAGAAAAGAAGATGTCAGAAAAGGAGGCCGCACAATGA
- the amaP gene encoding alkaline shock response membrane anchor protein AmaP, protein MKILNRLTMMFFLIVFITIGLFLIAVSIRSVESEPIMNALDSINASTTLRIGVGAVGFLLIVISWASYQFTVARIQRQKNIAFNNPDGQVSISLSAIEEFIRKIGSSLPEVKEMKSDCIATKKGIDISTKVIFWADANIPESTEKIQGLVKAKIQEMLGIDEPIIIKIHVTKIATRPDAKPAAKKGKDKDDVSIPFGGFDYRNE, encoded by the coding sequence ATGAAAATATTGAACAGGTTAACGATGATGTTTTTCCTAATAGTCTTTATCACGATCGGTCTCTTCCTTATTGCCGTATCCATAAGGTCTGTGGAGAGCGAACCGATAATGAACGCACTCGACTCGATCAACGCCTCTACGACTTTGCGGATCGGGGTGGGAGCGGTCGGTTTTCTTCTCATCGTGATATCATGGGCGAGCTACCAGTTTACGGTCGCGCGCATCCAGAGGCAGAAGAACATAGCGTTCAACAATCCCGACGGCCAGGTTTCCATCTCGCTTTCGGCGATAGAGGAGTTCATAAGGAAGATAGGTTCGTCCCTTCCCGAGGTCAAGGAGATGAAGTCGGATTGCATAGCGACCAAGAAGGGCATCGATATATCCACCAAGGTCATATTCTGGGCCGACGCGAACATCCCCGAGTCCACGGAAAAGATACAGGGCCTCGTGAAGGCGAAGATACAGGAGATGCTCGGCATAGACGAGCCGATCATAATAAAGATACACGTCACAAAGATAGCGACCCGTCCCGACGCCAAACCCGCGGCAAAAAAGGGCAAGGACAAGGATGATGTGAGCATTCCGTTCGGCGGGTTCGATTACAGGAACGAATAA
- a CDS encoding ATP-dependent 6-phosphofructokinase, whose translation MKRLGILTGGGDCPGLNPVIRAAVKKAYAEGYEVIGFKNGWKGLIEGDVIPLDLRSVSGILPKGGTILGTSRTNPYKQEGAVQKVKDNFKKFELDALIAIGGEDTLGVANKLVKEGLKAVGVAKTIDNDLNETDFTFGFDTAVNIVMECIDRLHTTAESHNRIMIAEVMGRHAGWIAMYAGIAGGADVILIPEIPINIDDVCAIIKKRHERGKNFSIVVVAEGAKFGDEEILQTEKLDEFGHVRLGGIGQRLGELIEKKTGFETRVTVLGHIQRGGSPTAFDRVLGTRFGVKAVELIMQGKFGYMASLQGNKIKEVPIDKAVGTLKTVDKDFYDMAKTFFG comes from the coding sequence ATGAAAAGGTTGGGAATACTTACCGGCGGCGGGGACTGTCCGGGTTTGAACCCCGTCATCAGGGCGGCGGTCAAGAAGGCTTATGCGGAAGGATATGAAGTCATAGGTTTTAAGAACGGCTGGAAAGGCCTCATAGAAGGGGATGTGATACCTCTGGACCTGCGTTCGGTATCCGGGATCCTCCCGAAAGGCGGCACGATATTAGGCACTTCAAGGACCAACCCCTACAAGCAGGAAGGAGCTGTCCAGAAAGTAAAAGATAATTTCAAAAAGTTCGAGCTCGACGCCCTGATAGCCATAGGCGGCGAGGACACTCTCGGCGTCGCAAATAAACTTGTGAAAGAAGGCCTGAAGGCTGTGGGCGTAGCGAAGACTATAGATAATGACCTCAACGAGACCGATTTTACGTTCGGTTTCGATACCGCGGTGAATATAGTAATGGAATGCATCGACAGGCTGCACACTACGGCGGAGAGCCACAACAGGATCATGATTGCTGAAGTCATGGGCCGCCATGCCGGCTGGATCGCGATGTACGCGGGTATCGCCGGGGGCGCGGACGTGATATTGATCCCTGAGATCCCGATCAATATCGACGATGTATGCGCTATAATCAAGAAACGCCACGAGCGCGGCAAGAATTTCTCGATCGTCGTAGTCGCGGAAGGCGCAAAGTTCGGGGATGAGGAGATACTCCAGACCGAGAAGCTCGATGAGTTCGGGCATGTAAGGCTGGGAGGGATCGGCCAGCGCCTCGGCGAATTAATAGAGAAGAAGACGGGTTTTGAGACGAGGGTTACCGTGCTCGGGCACATCCAGCGCGGCGGTTCTCCTACGGCGTTTGACAGGGTCCTGGGCACCAGGTTTGGCGTCAAGGCCGTTGAACTTATCATGCAGGGAAAATTCGGTTATATGGCCAGCCTCCAGGGAAACAAAATAAAGGAAGTCCCGATCGATAAAGCCGTCGGCACCTTAAAGACGGTCGACAAGGATTTCTACGATATGGCAAAGACATTCTTCGGTTGA
- a CDS encoding D-sedoheptulose 7-phosphate isomerase, with amino-acid sequence MKKKIESILEESISVKKDLLVSQAGAIEKAADAVIKSLKSGGKVIIFGNGGSAADSQHMAAELVGKFLKERKGVPAVALTTNTSIITAIANDYSYDEVFSRQLDAIAGNNDVAVGISTSGNAKNVIKAVELANKKGLVTVALTGRDGGGLARIANIPIIVPSGSTPRIQEAHVTVVHILCQLAEEALF; translated from the coding sequence ATGAAAAAAAAGATAGAAAGCATACTGGAAGAGAGCATCTCCGTAAAGAAAGACCTCCTGGTGTCGCAGGCCGGCGCTATCGAAAAAGCCGCCGACGCTGTCATCAAGTCGCTGAAGTCCGGCGGCAAGGTCATAATCTTCGGCAACGGCGGAAGCGCCGCGGACAGCCAGCATATGGCGGCTGAACTCGTCGGGAAATTCCTGAAGGAGAGGAAGGGGGTCCCGGCGGTAGCCCTGACCACCAACACCTCGATAATTACGGCGATAGCCAACGACTATTCTTATGATGAGGTGTTTTCGCGCCAACTCGACGCGATCGCGGGAAACAACGATGTGGCGGTCGGGATCTCAACGAGCGGGAACGCGAAGAACGTCATCAAGGCGGTAGAACTCGCAAATAAAAAGGGCCTGGTTACGGTCGCGCTCACGGGACGCGACGGAGGCGGTCTGGCCAGGATAGCGAATATCCCAATAATAGTCCCTTCCGGGTCTACTCCGAGGATCCAGGAAGCCCACGTCACGGTTGTCCATATCCTCTGCCAGTTGGCAGAAGAGGCGTTGTTCTAA
- the rfaE2 gene encoding D-glycero-beta-D-manno-heptose 1-phosphate adenylyltransferase, which produces MTEKKITSFSKLKALASRLRAKGKRIVFTNGCFDILHAGHVKYLEKARSLGDVLVLGLNSDRSVKKIKGPSRPIIPQKDRAAVVASLGFVDYVVIFGDATPLKLIKAVRPYVLVKGADWKVGKIVGADLVKSYGGKVVAIPLVKGRSTTGLIRRILNTADIRGARRS; this is translated from the coding sequence ATGACGGAAAAAAAGATAACCTCCTTTTCGAAGTTAAAGGCTCTTGCATCAAGACTTCGCGCAAAAGGCAAAAGGATCGTCTTTACGAACGGGTGTTTCGACATCCTGCACGCAGGGCACGTGAAATACCTTGAGAAGGCCAGGTCCCTCGGGGATGTCCTGGTCCTGGGGCTCAACAGTGATCGTTCGGTAAAAAAGATAAAAGGCCCGTCGCGCCCCATAATCCCCCAAAAAGACAGGGCCGCGGTCGTTGCTTCCCTCGGCTTTGTTGACTATGTGGTAATATTCGGCGATGCCACGCCCCTGAAACTCATAAAGGCGGTAAGGCCCTACGTGCTCGTTAAGGGAGCGGACTGGAAAGTAGGCAAGATCGTCGGCGCCGACCTCGTGAAGTCCTACGGAGGGAAAGTCGTCGCTATACCGCTGGTGAAGGGCAGGTCCACTACCGGGCTTATCCGCAGGATATTAAACACTGCGGATATCCGCGGTGCAAGAAGATCTTAA
- a CDS encoding thiamine-phosphate pyrophosphorylase, with protein MKEKLYRIIDANLNRSREGLRVCEEIARFVLDDASLMRDLKGLRHGISGCIKLYPVRLRGIISARDTDGDVGRGRQAIERKRTGWKEISIANMERVKESLRVLEEFSKLIDGKIADRFKRLRFKAYNAEKRLVSRF; from the coding sequence ATGAAAGAGAAGCTTTACAGGATAATTGACGCGAACCTCAACAGGTCGAGGGAAGGCTTAAGGGTCTGTGAGGAGATCGCGAGATTCGTGCTGGACGACGCGTCCCTCATGAGGGATCTCAAAGGCCTGCGCCACGGCATTTCAGGCTGCATCAAACTCTACCCGGTCAGACTGCGCGGAATTATATCGGCGCGCGATACCGATGGCGATGTAGGGCGGGGCAGGCAGGCGATCGAGAGGAAGAGAACCGGATGGAAGGAGATCTCGATAGCCAATATGGAGCGCGTCAAGGAATCCCTCCGCGTCCTGGAAGAATTCTCAAAGCTCATAGACGGAAAGATAGCCGACAGGTTCAAGAGGCTCAGGTTCAAGGCGTATAACGCCGAGAAGAGGCTCGTCTCGAGGTTTTGA
- the thiE gene encoding thiamine phosphate synthase: MTLRDFRLYVIIDKKAVKGRDLAYAAKEAIAGGADVIQFRDKESDAADVVEAGRAMREAIGKDEAIFIVNDSPDIALAIDADGVHLGQEDMPVIGARSILGRGKIIGLSTHSLEQARAAQNSGADYIGVGPVFSTPTKPGYKAVGLDLIEQVNNMKGLPFVAIGGIDETNIGEVIAAGASRVAVVRAVCGAEDIRKAAKRLKDKLTKR, from the coding sequence TTGACCTTGCGTGATTTCAGGCTTTACGTGATCATAGATAAGAAGGCGGTCAAGGGCCGCGACCTGGCCTATGCGGCGAAGGAAGCGATAGCCGGAGGCGCGGACGTGATACAATTCCGCGACAAGGAATCTGACGCCGCGGATGTAGTCGAGGCCGGCCGCGCGATGCGTGAGGCGATAGGAAAAGACGAGGCCATATTCATCGTTAACGACAGCCCGGATATCGCGTTAGCCATCGATGCCGACGGCGTGCATCTCGGCCAGGAAGATATGCCGGTAATCGGCGCCCGCTCCATATTAGGCAGGGGCAAGATAATAGGCCTATCGACGCATTCGCTCGAACAGGCGCGCGCGGCGCAAAACAGCGGCGCGGATTATATAGGAGTGGGGCCGGTATTTTCTACGCCTACCAAGCCCGGATATAAAGCGGTCGGGCTCGATCTGATAGAACAAGTAAATAATATGAAAGGCCTTCCTTTTGTCGCTATCGGCGGTATCGACGAGACGAATATCGGCGAAGTTATAGCGGCCGGCGCATCAAGGGTTGCCGTAGTAAGGGCGGTATGCGGCGCGGAAGATATCAGGAAAGCGGCAAAAAGATTGAAGGATAAACTCACCAAAAGATGA
- the thiC gene encoding phosphomethylpyrimidine synthase ThiC — translation MTQLESAKRGKITPEMRLVAKAEGLDLKLLVRKISSGRIVIPSNILRKKGRVCGIGEGLKTKINANIGTSQGSSKISAELKKLKVAVDNGADAVMDLSTAGDLRAIRKAILRASPVPVGTVPIYEAAVGADRRKRPIYSMTADEMFAVIEGQAGEGVDFFTIHCGVTRKAVDCLKRQGRVIGVVSRGGAIMVEWMAHNRRENPFYEEFDRVLEIARKYDVTLSLGDGMRPGCLADASDRAQIQELMTLGELSVRAKRAGVQVMIEGPGHVPINQIEANIMLEKDLCHGAPFYVLGPLVTDIAPGYDHITSAIGGALAAAHGADFICYVTPSEHLGLPSVEDVKTGVISARIAAHAADVAKGVKGALDRDIAISAARKKRDWKKQFALAIDPSRAKEYRNRSKPAAKDVCTMCGQYCSMKISEEYLG, via the coding sequence ATGACCCAATTAGAGTCGGCAAAAAGAGGCAAGATCACGCCCGAGATGAGGCTGGTCGCGAAAGCGGAAGGCCTCGACTTGAAACTGCTCGTAAGGAAGATATCTTCAGGCAGGATCGTCATACCCTCCAATATCCTCAGGAAGAAGGGAAGGGTCTGCGGCATCGGCGAAGGGTTAAAGACCAAGATAAACGCCAATATCGGGACATCCCAGGGTTCTTCGAAGATATCGGCTGAGCTGAAGAAACTGAAGGTCGCGGTCGATAACGGCGCAGATGCCGTAATGGACCTTTCGACCGCGGGAGACCTGCGAGCTATCAGGAAGGCTATACTCAGGGCTTCGCCCGTGCCTGTAGGGACAGTCCCTATTTACGAAGCGGCTGTCGGCGCGGACCGCAGGAAGAGGCCTATCTATTCCATGACGGCGGATGAGATGTTCGCCGTGATTGAGGGTCAGGCGGGGGAAGGTGTGGATTTTTTTACTATCCATTGCGGCGTTACAAGGAAAGCGGTGGATTGCCTTAAGAGACAGGGCAGGGTGATAGGCGTCGTCAGCAGGGGCGGCGCCATAATGGTTGAATGGATGGCGCATAACCGCCGCGAGAATCCCTTTTATGAGGAGTTTGACAGGGTACTGGAGATCGCGCGCAAATACGACGTCACTTTAAGCCTGGGCGACGGAATGAGGCCGGGATGCCTTGCCGACGCCAGCGACAGGGCGCAGATACAGGAGTTAATGACCCTTGGCGAACTTTCCGTGAGGGCTAAACGGGCCGGCGTCCAGGTAATGATAGAAGGGCCCGGGCACGTCCCGATCAACCAGATCGAAGCAAATATCATGCTGGAGAAAGACCTTTGCCACGGCGCGCCGTTTTATGTCTTAGGCCCGTTGGTGACGGACATAGCGCCCGGCTACGACCATATAACATCGGCGATAGGCGGAGCGCTTGCGGCCGCCCACGGCGCTGATTTCATCTGCTACGTCACGCCTTCCGAACATCTCGGTCTGCCTTCGGTCGAAGACGTGAAGACAGGCGTCATCTCCGCCCGGATAGCCGCGCACGCGGCGGATGTAGCCAAGGGGGTAAAAGGCGCGCTCGATCGGGACATCGCCATATCTGCCGCCCGCAAGAAGAGGGATTGGAAGAAACAATTCGCCCTGGCCATCGACCCGTCGCGCGCGAAGGAATACAGGAACCGTTCCAAGCCGGCGGCGAAAGATGTCTGCACGATGTGCGGGCAATATTGTTCAATGAAAATATCGGAGGAATACCTGGGATAA
- a CDS encoding PfkB family carbohydrate kinase, producing MSLLVVGSIALDSIKTPFGKVDEALGGSAVYFSCAATFFNSARLVGVVGADFPKKYIQLLEKRGVDVTGLKIDGGKTFRWKGEYGFDLNTAHTIYTYLNVFADFKPEIPAEYRDSDNVFLANIDPSLQLDVLKQVDDPRLIACDTMNYWIENKPKELKKLLKHVHIFFANDKEAREFSGELNLLKAARYIFSCGPKIAIIKKGEHGVLCISKDFIFSYPAYILEDPFDPTGAGDTFAGGFMGYLSKAKRIDETVLRKGCAYGTILASFAVEDFSVNRILKLTEKDIQGRYKKFKMLMHLAD from the coding sequence ATGTCACTCTTGGTCGTAGGCTCAATAGCCTTGGATTCGATAAAGACCCCGTTCGGAAAGGTGGATGAGGCGCTCGGCGGTTCGGCAGTATATTTCTCCTGCGCCGCTACGTTCTTTAATTCGGCGCGGCTAGTCGGAGTGGTGGGCGCCGATTTCCCGAAAAAATATATTCAATTGCTGGAAAAGAGGGGCGTAGATGTCACGGGGCTCAAGATTGACGGGGGAAAGACCTTCCGGTGGAAAGGCGAATACGGGTTCGACCTCAACACTGCTCACACGATTTATACTTACCTTAACGTGTTCGCCGATTTCAAGCCGGAGATCCCCGCGGAATACCGGGACTCCGATAATGTCTTCCTGGCGAATATCGACCCTTCGTTACAACTGGATGTCCTGAAGCAGGTCGACGACCCGCGCCTTATCGCCTGCGATACGATGAACTACTGGATAGAGAACAAGCCGAAGGAGCTTAAAAAACTCCTGAAGCACGTCCATATATTTTTCGCTAATGACAAGGAAGCGCGCGAGTTTTCCGGCGAACTTAACCTCCTCAAGGCCGCAAGATATATATTTTCTTGCGGGCCGAAAATTGCTATAATAAAAAAAGGCGAACACGGCGTTCTTTGTATCTCAAAAGATTTCATCTTTTCCTATCCCGCGTATATCCTTGAAGACCCGTTCGACCCGACCGGCGCCGGCGATACCTTCGCCGGAGGGTTCATGGGTTATCTCAGTAAAGCGAAGAGGATCGACGAGACGGTGCTGCGCAAGGGATGTGCCTACGGGACCATCCTTGCCTCATTCGCGGTCGAGGATTTCAGCGTCAACCGGATATTGAAGTTGACGGAAAAAGATATACAGGGCAGATATAAGAAATTCAAGATGCTCATGCATCTAGCCGATTGA
- a CDS encoding LysM peptidoglycan-binding domain-containing M23 family metallopeptidase encodes MSYFRVLFITILILSLAGCAETPVIKPPKEGLPVHAKGGTYHRVVKGETLWRIAKNNGVDLETLVEANGLADAGNIKVGQDILIPAKPAQPVSNITPIPVYSKEDFIWPVKGKVISSFGQKRGSTPNKGVDIQAREGTAVIASRSGRVIFSDDKVRGFGKTVILDHGDGIQTVYSHNSEILVRIGEDVRQAQPVAKVGSGGRGNSPYLHFEIRKRHKPQNPFYYLS; translated from the coding sequence ATGTCTTATTTTAGGGTTTTATTTATAACTATTCTTATCCTCTCCCTGGCGGGCTGCGCGGAGACCCCGGTCATTAAGCCGCCGAAAGAAGGCCTGCCAGTCCACGCTAAAGGCGGGACTTACCACAGGGTCGTAAAGGGTGAGACGCTTTGGAGGATAGCGAAGAATAACGGCGTAGACCTCGAGACACTTGTCGAGGCGAACGGCCTGGCGGACGCCGGGAATATAAAGGTCGGACAGGATATACTCATACCCGCTAAACCCGCACAACCCGTGTCGAATATCACGCCTATCCCCGTGTACTCAAAAGAGGATTTTATCTGGCCGGTCAAGGGCAAAGTCATCTCGTCGTTCGGACAGAAGAGAGGGTCGACGCCGAATAAAGGGGTAGATATCCAGGCGCGGGAAGGTACGGCGGTCATCGCCTCCAGGAGCGGCAGGGTCATATTCAGCGATGATAAAGTAAGGGGTTTCGGGAAGACTGTCATACTGGACCATGGCGACGGCATCCAGACGGTTTATTCGCATAATTCCGAGATACTTGTCAGGATAGGTGAAGATGTCAGGCAGGCGCAACCGGTGGCTAAAGTCGGCTCCGGGGGAAGGGGCAATTCCCCGTACCTGCATTTTGAGATAAGAAAGAGGCATAAGCCTCAGAACCCATTTTATTACTTGTCTTAA
- a CDS encoding metallophosphoesterase family protein yields the protein MKILVLSDTHIPRMAKDIPKAVYEEIKKADLILHAGDFAEMSFLEKLRKLKKTVAVYGNMDSKELSSALKAKEIVEAGRFKIGLIHGWGTPDGLTDRILEEFKGDKVDCIVFGHSHRPMSEMIKKVLFLNPGSPTDKIFAPYNSYGIIEVNSKITAKIVKL from the coding sequence ATGAAGATACTGGTCTTGTCTGACACGCACATACCCAGGATGGCTAAAGATATCCCTAAGGCCGTCTATGAAGAAATAAAGAAGGCCGACCTGATACTGCACGCCGGAGATTTCGCGGAGATGAGTTTCCTGGAGAAATTAAGGAAGCTCAAAAAGACGGTTGCCGTATACGGGAACATGGATTCGAAGGAGTTGAGTTCCGCCCTGAAAGCGAAAGAGATTGTGGAAGCCGGCAGATTCAAGATAGGCCTTATCCACGGCTGGGGCACTCCGGACGGGTTGACCGACCGCATATTGGAAGAGTTCAAGGGCGATAAAGTGGATTGCATCGTCTTCGGCCATTCCCACCGGCCGATGAGTGAAATGATAAAAAAGGTGTTGTTCTTGAACCCCGGCAGCCCGACCGATAAGATATTCGCCCCGTACAATTCTTACGGGATAATTGAGGTAAACAGCAAGATAACCGCTAAGATAGTGAAACTTTGA
- a CDS encoding HIT domain-containing protein, with translation MDRLWAPWRTKYITKVNTMKGCIFCSKPKTGKDRKNYIVARTRHSFSILNLYPYNNGHMMIVPLRHVDSLTKLNKEETADLISLLNATQELLSKTMRPDGFNIGVNVGRAAGAGIKDHVHIHIVPRWFGDSNFMPVSASTKVISESLGALYDRLIKCSRVKK, from the coding sequence ATGGACAGGCTTTGGGCGCCGTGGAGGACCAAATACATCACTAAGGTGAACACGATGAAGGGCTGCATCTTCTGTTCCAAGCCCAAGACGGGAAAAGACAGGAAGAATTACATAGTAGCGCGTACCCGCCACAGCTTTTCCATCCTTAATCTCTACCCCTACAACAACGGCCATATGATGATCGTCCCTCTCAGGCACGTTGACAGCCTCACTAAACTTAATAAAGAAGAAACGGCGGACCTCATAAGCCTCCTTAACGCGACGCAAGAACTCCTTTCGAAGACGATGCGTCCCGACGGTTTCAATATCGGCGTCAATGTCGGGAGGGCGGCCGGCGCCGGCATAAAAGATCACGTCCATATCCATATAGTCCCGCGGTGGTTCGGGGACTCCAATTTCATGCCGGTTTCGGCTTCGACGAAAGTCATATCCGAATCTCTCGGCGCCTTGTATGACAGGCTGATAAAATGCTCACGCGTAAAGAAATAG